Proteins from one Leisingera sp. NJS204 genomic window:
- a CDS encoding MerR family transcriptional regulator, with product MSADHAPASELKRSDLARLTGCNLETIRYYENVGLVPDPPRTASGHRRYSTAHVERLNFVMRARDLGFTMEEIRGLLSLVDRGSHTCAEVERMGRHHLEVVRDKIRDLQVIETVLAQTIARCTGSDTPDCPLLDVLSAGQTKSE from the coding sequence ATGTCGGCTGATCACGCCCCCGCGAGCGAGCTCAAACGCTCCGATCTGGCCAGGCTGACCGGCTGCAACCTCGAGACGATCCGTTATTACGAAAATGTCGGCCTGGTGCCTGATCCGCCACGCACCGCATCGGGCCATCGCCGCTACAGCACGGCACATGTGGAGCGGCTGAACTTCGTGATGCGCGCGCGGGACCTTGGCTTTACTATGGAAGAGATCCGCGGGCTGCTATCTCTCGTCGATCGCGGCAGCCACACTTGTGCCGAGGTCGAGCGGATGGGGCGCCACCATCTCGAGGTAGTGCGCGACAAGATCCGCGATCTCCAAGTGATCGAGACCGTGCTCGCTCAGACAATCGCACGCTGCACCGGCTCGGACACACCAGATTGCCCCCTGCTCGACGTCCTTAGTGCGGGACAGACCAAGTCAGAGTAA
- a CDS encoding type IV secretory system conjugative DNA transfer family protein, with amino-acid sequence MGKARIATGVLLVTLVTGAMGYTIASAVLTYQDLGFGAEIDFAYIAQNYLAILDRRPEDAQLIHLIIGSFAAAGLMLSLALSGSALTRFGQTHWQTAREMKANGFFGAPGTGFILGKLGPPGSRANYICSKVFPHALIVAPTGRGKTTGFVIPNLLTWQGSAVTLDVKGECFEATARHRAGQGDKVYRFAPTDWEGKRTHRYNPLLRIHQLKDPARQQMELQLLATLFLQSDNDRVQGLLKGGIDLFVAAGLLAFQRKRPTLGEIYRIAASGGNKQKEYFARGHEVDNRAAKLIFTRLASTNNDTLTSYVSLLMTSGLDQWQNPAIDEATAVSDFDFRTIRKKPFSVYLVVQPLMVKPLAPLIRLFFSDLLSAMQEKDPGPDEQWPVMIMLDEFNRLGKMPIVVESIETLRTYRGHLAVVTQTIPALDEIYGENTRRALQGNAGVKLYLTPSDEKTVEELSKAVGKTTKTVITRSQSIGKNPFEGRSQSTRTEESSLLPEDEARRLPLDEIVMVIDAQMPVRAKRIQYFDDRLFKAIHAAQTGELPFPKPGGGGPQGTLPLSVRAMPMTPPSDGAGGPDADVEAARHAADGQSSGQTDVTPKKTAPVVQAVIAEEQRQMEMDFGGQVADAETVGVDDEAQMRSAVDGLDEMEEMLREEEGGKKPIHR; translated from the coding sequence ATGGGAAAAGCGCGGATCGCCACAGGCGTCCTGCTGGTGACGCTGGTGACCGGGGCCATGGGCTATACCATCGCCTCGGCGGTGCTGACCTACCAGGATCTCGGCTTCGGGGCCGAGATCGACTTTGCATATATCGCGCAGAACTATCTGGCGATCCTGGACCGCCGCCCGGAGGATGCGCAACTTATTCACCTGATCATCGGCAGCTTCGCTGCCGCCGGCCTGATGCTGAGCCTCGCCCTCTCGGGGTCCGCCCTGACACGCTTTGGCCAGACCCATTGGCAGACCGCGCGCGAGATGAAGGCCAATGGGTTCTTCGGGGCGCCCGGCACCGGGTTCATCCTCGGCAAGCTGGGGCCGCCGGGCTCCCGCGCCAATTACATCTGCTCGAAGGTTTTCCCGCATGCGCTGATCGTGGCCCCCACCGGTCGCGGCAAGACTACGGGCTTCGTCATTCCGAACCTGCTGACCTGGCAAGGCTCCGCCGTGACGCTCGATGTGAAGGGCGAGTGTTTCGAGGCAACGGCCCGGCACCGCGCAGGCCAAGGCGACAAGGTCTATCGCTTTGCCCCCACCGATTGGGAGGGCAAGCGCACCCATCGCTACAACCCGCTCCTGCGCATCCATCAACTGAAAGATCCCGCGCGCCAGCAGATGGAACTGCAGCTCCTGGCGACGCTGTTCCTGCAGAGCGACAATGACCGGGTGCAGGGCCTCCTCAAGGGCGGGATCGATCTCTTCGTGGCGGCAGGGCTCTTGGCCTTCCAGCGCAAGCGCCCCACCTTGGGCGAAATCTATCGGATCGCCGCCTCGGGCGGGAACAAGCAGAAGGAATACTTCGCGCGCGGCCACGAGGTCGACAACAGGGCCGCCAAGCTGATCTTCACCCGGCTGGCCTCGACCAATAATGACACGCTGACCTCTTACGTCTCGCTCCTGATGACCTCGGGGCTCGATCAATGGCAGAACCCGGCCATCGATGAGGCGACGGCAGTCTCGGACTTTGATTTCCGCACGATCCGCAAGAAGCCTTTTTCGGTCTATCTCGTGGTCCAGCCGCTGATGGTGAAACCCCTCGCGCCGCTGATCCGGCTCTTCTTCTCCGATCTCCTCTCGGCGATGCAGGAAAAGGACCCCGGGCCGGATGAGCAGTGGCCAGTGATGATCATGCTCGACGAGTTCAATCGCTTGGGCAAGATGCCCATCGTGGTCGAGAGCATCGAGACCCTGCGCACCTATCGCGGGCATTTGGCTGTGGTCACGCAAACCATCCCCGCCCTCGATGAAATCTACGGCGAGAACACCCGCCGCGCCCTGCAGGGCAACGCGGGCGTGAAGCTCTACCTGACGCCTTCTGATGAGAAGACCGTCGAAGAGCTGAGCAAGGCGGTTGGCAAGACCACGAAGACCGTCATCACGCGCTCCCAGTCCATCGGCAAGAACCCCTTTGAAGGACGCAGCCAGTCCACCCGGACCGAAGAAAGCTCTCTCCTGCCCGAGGATGAGGCGCGCCGCCTGCCGCTCGACGAGATCGTCATGGTGATCGATGCCCAGATGCCGGTCCGCGCGAAGCGGATCCAATATTTTGACGATCGGCTGTTCAAGGCGATCCACGCGGCGCAGACGGGGGAGTTGCCGTTTCCGAAGCCGGGGGGAGGGGGGCCGCAGGGCACGCTGCCGCTGAGTGTGCGCGCCATGCCGATGACGCCGCCTTCGGACGGAGCAGGCGGACCCGACGCCGACGTTGAGGCCGCACGCCACGCTGCTGATGGCCAATCGTCAGGGCAAACCGATGTCACCCCAAAGAAGACTGCGCCTGTCGTTCAAGCCGTAATCGCCGAGGAACAGCGACAGATGGAAATGGATTTTGGGGGCCAGGTTGCGGATGCCGAGACAGTGGGCGTGGATGATGAGGCGCAGATGCGCTCTGCTGTCGATGGATTGGATGAAATGGAAGAGATGCTGCGAGAGGAGGAGGGTGGCAAAAAGCCAATTCACCGGTAG
- a CDS encoding relaxase/mobilization nuclease domain-containing protein, with protein MRLNDAVDAVTGEVFRDGWSRIRGSMQGLHVAKQTQLVRAAAGHRPAVFKAIRGGGTHTKSQLANQLDYLTTKSTHIVDSSGFLDGKAKLEAGDIKDLTERFAKRWDAGFKPKLGQTTHMLMSFPIGTRGEDVRDIATDVAERFFQTDAGHFDYIIAVHEDRDHPHAHLVLNRRSQEGEFFFLGRNHRFNYDDFRLAMVEEAEKYGVRLEATRRVDRGVVHYPARTSEVYAAKEEGRAPRERERVGTDLTRTLAEIANTRTVYHSLATEASREAREDIAAALFRAGEVLAHGGQVDRTGDVYMAEDQSFEDLRSLYAEKLARVQGMIAEKSDAERPVLEKRLIEIQAQVQHMQPLGLRSGSLSEAPSEGGIYSEANIDASQRERLAEPDLRSRIDVALRGTGISTSEVVARIETGASNAALEHQWIANDLSKVAEARDLNLERRADLEQARDILNDVHVELGTMLEQEKVLRRDGVMEAEPISERFHYHRDAVRAMEGTIRQEMRAEGLTAQQVEDRDWEVVSRAERRIETEQRAYLEAHPDLLARPGDVIDRSEPYRETITDAARASEITREVDRIMEGRDLRVPVADAVTDDLRARYPDMPSHLARGLGATYAAVVESRDTEVINQVRRENELRDRLGSGTRDDILATRDETAPRSDNADRLADEIARVLDHERAGELSAPFESEAERDAFRDEIARVLDNRQLERLTSGDADALEKVLEDRLDRLYVAKVYLQSDAATANTEALRQVVDDLADTEYEKHRPTDVDGETERGQVH; from the coding sequence ATGCGGCTGAATGATGCTGTCGACGCCGTCACGGGCGAGGTCTTCCGAGACGGCTGGAGCCGGATCCGGGGCTCGATGCAGGGGCTGCATGTCGCCAAGCAGACCCAGCTTGTGCGCGCGGCAGCAGGGCACCGGCCGGCGGTCTTCAAGGCGATCCGGGGCGGGGGCACGCATACCAAATCGCAGCTCGCAAACCAGCTCGATTACCTCACCACCAAGTCCACCCATATCGTCGACAGTAGCGGGTTTCTGGATGGCAAGGCGAAGCTCGAGGCGGGTGACATCAAGGACCTCACAGAGCGCTTTGCCAAGCGGTGGGATGCGGGCTTCAAGCCGAAGCTCGGGCAGACAACACATATGCTCATGTCCTTCCCGATCGGCACGCGTGGAGAGGATGTGCGCGACATCGCGACCGATGTGGCCGAGCGGTTCTTCCAGACCGACGCGGGGCATTTCGATTACATCATCGCGGTGCATGAGGACCGAGATCACCCCCATGCGCATCTGGTGCTGAACCGCCGCTCGCAGGAAGGTGAGTTCTTCTTTCTGGGGCGCAACCATCGCTTCAACTATGACGACTTCCGCCTCGCCATGGTCGAGGAGGCCGAGAAGTACGGTGTGCGGCTGGAAGCCACGCGGCGGGTGGATCGCGGGGTTGTGCATTACCCAGCCCGGACCAGCGAGGTTTATGCGGCGAAAGAAGAGGGTCGCGCGCCCCGCGAGCGCGAGCGTGTGGGGACAGACCTGACCCGGACGCTGGCGGAGATCGCCAACACCAGAACCGTCTACCATTCGCTGGCCACAGAGGCCTCCCGGGAGGCCCGCGAAGACATCGCCGCGGCGCTCTTCCGCGCGGGCGAGGTGTTGGCCCATGGCGGGCAGGTGGACCGAACAGGAGATGTGTATATGGCCGAGGATCAAAGCTTCGAGGATCTCAGAAGCCTCTATGCGGAAAAGCTCGCGCGGGTGCAGGGCATGATCGCCGAGAAGTCTGACGCGGAACGTCCCGTGCTGGAAAAACGCCTCATCGAGATCCAGGCGCAGGTCCAGCACATGCAGCCCTTGGGGCTGCGCTCGGGCTCGCTATCAGAGGCCCCCTCGGAGGGGGGGATCTATTCTGAAGCCAATATCGACGCCAGCCAGCGCGAGCGACTGGCCGAGCCCGACTTGAGATCGCGCATTGACGTAGCACTACGGGGCACGGGGATCAGCACATCGGAAGTGGTGGCCCGGATCGAGACGGGCGCCTCAAATGCAGCGCTTGAGCATCAATGGATCGCCAATGATCTCTCCAAGGTGGCCGAGGCGCGCGATCTGAACCTCGAACGCCGCGCCGATCTGGAACAGGCCCGCGACATTCTCAACGATGTGCACGTCGAACTTGGCACGATGCTGGAACAGGAGAAGGTGCTGCGCCGGGATGGTGTCATGGAAGCGGAACCGATCAGCGAGCGGTTCCATTATCACCGGGACGCGGTCCGGGCGATGGAAGGGACAATCCGTCAGGAGATGCGCGCAGAGGGCCTGACAGCGCAGCAGGTGGAGGACCGGGACTGGGAAGTGGTCTCGCGGGCGGAGCGTCGGATCGAGACGGAGCAGCGCGCGTATCTCGAGGCACACCCGGACTTGCTCGCACGTCCCGGCGATGTGATCGACCGGTCTGAGCCTTACAGGGAGACCATCACCGATGCGGCCCGCGCCAGCGAGATCACCCGCGAGGTCGACCGCATCATGGAGGGACGCGACCTCCGCGTGCCGGTTGCAGATGCTGTCACGGATGACTTGCGCGCGCGCTATCCGGACATGCCGTCCCACCTCGCCCGCGGGCTTGGCGCGACCTATGCGGCCGTCGTCGAGAGCCGGGACACGGAGGTCATCAATCAGGTCCGCCGCGAAAACGAGTTGCGCGACAGGCTCGGGTCTGGCACGCGCGACGACATCCTCGCAACCCGCGATGAAACTGCGCCGCGGTCTGACAATGCCGACCGCCTCGCAGACGAGATTGCGCGTGTTCTGGACCATGAGCGGGCGGGGGAGTTGTCCGCGCCCTTCGAGAGCGAGGCGGAGCGGGACGCCTTCCGCGACGAGATCGCGCGGGTGCTTGATAACCGTCAACTTGAGCGGCTCACATCTGGCGATGCCGATGCGCTGGAAAAGGTTCTCGAGGACCGTCTCGACCGGCTCTATGTCGCCAAGGTCTACCTGCAATCGGATGCAGCGACGGCCAACACGGAGGCCTTGCGCCAGGTGGTCGATGATCTTGCCGACACCGAATATGAAAAGCACCGCCCGACAGACGTGGATGGCGAGACCGAGCGGGGCCAAGTCCATTGA
- a CDS encoding helix-turn-helix domain-containing protein, whose amino-acid sequence MSRSKRLTDADRMEIVREAAEGVSTSVLAERFGVSVRAIQYTLKADAERQTDAAIPVSAVSVKVTAAELAALDEVLAEAGIESRAEGLRRLIQAAGGVFVPDAQMAAEMARYRASLHEVGNGVAQIAKQMTQANRRGQGAVGGTSAEFTELRLAQMRGLARFILDSADEIDLLLRRRRDAMQLQATAALREFAHAAE is encoded by the coding sequence ATGTCGCGCTCAAAACGTCTCACAGATGCGGACCGCATGGAGATCGTTCGCGAAGCTGCGGAAGGCGTTTCCACTTCAGTGCTGGCAGAACGGTTTGGCGTGTCGGTGCGGGCGATCCAGTACACGCTCAAAGCCGATGCCGAGCGCCAGACGGATGCCGCAATTCCGGTCTCAGCGGTCAGTGTGAAGGTCACGGCTGCGGAGCTTGCGGCGCTCGACGAGGTGCTGGCCGAGGCCGGAATCGAAAGCCGGGCCGAAGGGCTGCGGCGGCTCATTCAGGCGGCAGGCGGGGTGTTCGTTCCGGACGCGCAGATGGCAGCCGAGATGGCGCGTTACCGCGCTTCACTGCACGAGGTCGGCAATGGGGTCGCGCAGATTGCCAAGCAGATGACGCAGGCCAACCGGCGGGGGCAGGGGGCCGTGGGGGGCACGAGTGCCGAGTTCACCGAATTGCGCCTCGCGCAGATGCGCGGGCTGGCGCGGTTCATTCTGGATTCCGCGGACGAGATCGATCTGCTTCTGCGCCGCCGTCGAGACGCGATGCAGCTGCAGGCCACGGCCGCGCTGAGGGAGTTTGCCCATGCGGCTGAATGA
- a CDS encoding DUF2493 domain-containing protein translates to MAYDTANTYETIELFGLTEKDAHLPIPEDHILSDHIIRESFEALLGQLRGTGLEAEIEPLAHGLATILQRRKVALGKEVDRTADKIGALAKSHDGSEIAETALDEAQARFLQLREIVSAIEVMSEAAAECYEIETGHAFIPAAGSRASVRAQETGAVFEARQLLEQHDRETAEKSKVAGVPLIVSGATDWTDVDVIFNTLDKVRERIKQNRNQEIFLCHKGGKHGAEMIAARWARARGIAQARFDPRWSAHGRAAPFKCNDEMLDDKFAATGVVLFGGNGVALNLGQKAEAKGLTVMRVADPAKKASQN, encoded by the coding sequence ATGGCTTACGACACTGCGAACACCTACGAGACCATCGAGCTTTTCGGACTGACCGAGAAGGACGCCCACCTGCCGATCCCGGAAGATCACATCCTGAGCGACCACATCATCCGCGAGAGCTTCGAGGCTTTGCTCGGTCAGCTGCGCGGGACCGGGCTTGAAGCAGAGATCGAACCGCTGGCCCATGGGCTCGCCACGATCCTGCAGCGCCGCAAGGTGGCGCTTGGCAAGGAGGTCGACCGCACCGCCGACAAGATCGGCGCGCTGGCAAAATCCCACGACGGATCGGAGATCGCCGAGACCGCGCTCGACGAGGCGCAGGCGCGCTTTCTGCAGCTGCGCGAGATTGTCAGCGCTATCGAGGTGATGAGCGAGGCGGCGGCGGAATGCTACGAGATCGAGACGGGCCACGCCTTCATCCCGGCAGCCGGGTCGCGCGCAAGCGTCCGGGCGCAGGAGACCGGGGCGGTCTTCGAGGCACGGCAGCTCCTGGAGCAGCACGACCGTGAAACCGCCGAGAAGTCGAAAGTCGCGGGGGTGCCCCTGATCGTCTCAGGCGCCACCGACTGGACCGATGTCGATGTGATCTTCAACACGCTCGACAAGGTTCGCGAACGGATCAAGCAGAACCGCAACCAGGAGATCTTCCTCTGCCACAAGGGCGGCAAGCACGGGGCAGAGATGATTGCGGCCCGGTGGGCCCGAGCACGCGGGATAGCACAGGCGCGCTTCGATCCGCGCTGGTCCGCGCATGGGCGGGCGGCACCGTTCAAGTGCAACGACGAAATGCTGGACGACAAGTTCGCGGCGACGGGGGTTGTACTCTTCGGCGGCAACGGAGTCGCGCTGAACCTCGGGCAGAAGGCGGAAGCGAAAGGTCTGACGGTCATGCGGGTTGCGGACCCGGCGAAGAAGGCGTCGCAGAATTGA
- a CDS encoding ATP-dependent nuclease — protein MTQLSCFCQLGDIRAVASISFVSTGDEFTFPNTTNDCYHLRSLQGDWMRLGSISIRNFRRLNDVSVDFESKETVFVGPNNSGKTSATAAIRSFLGNREFKIHDFSILAIASIDAYAPRNESSLPQIELDLWFHIDPDSIAFGRVFALATSLSADFSEIGMRCSFAADDAAELWKHYDAAFPTKEDGTRKRPLSFFLGMEGNLKKYFGIKVSSLEKLEEEFVATALSAQEGKKIVHSLLRVDFVDAQRNIDDENAARSNRLSDAFATYYRRNLEQAELAEEAVAIIEQNNENLTRHYDERFRPLMTMIGGLGLPSDNDRAMKVVSTLSSEVALRGNTELFYVDASTSHELPEAYNGLGFKNLVFMAIQVDHFYRQWLATEDNRPLCQMIFIEEPEVHLHAQVQQTFIRQMWDVLTADAPEGESKPQLTITTHSSHILDTVDFSKIRYFRRCHINGEQDGVTYQGTTVHSLRQFQPEPLELGGDMIEPEESLSFLKKYLRLTHCDLFFSDAAILVEGSAEKLLLPRMIDISAQNLNKKYLTILEVGGAYGMRFAGLLEFLEIPYLVITDIDSVDPARNRASCVATHPGAVSSNATLGYFFGETRVAELSGNTFDDCLQAEGMRFVAYQKPVEVNRQDNAQTFHGRTLEEAFVFENLDHFHADGLSIGIDLPDGRAELQEAVWRRIKSDTFKKTEFAMDVLAFEIPAGGDEEANAGENRDWNVPHYIDEGLKWLETRLSQNLGAGE, from the coding sequence GTGACGCAGTTGTCTTGCTTTTGTCAGCTTGGTGACATTCGCGCCGTTGCGAGCATCAGTTTTGTGTCAACCGGCGACGAATTTACCTTCCCGAACACAACCAATGATTGCTATCATCTTCGCAGCTTACAGGGGGACTGGATGCGTCTAGGTAGTATATCCATTCGAAATTTTCGGCGCCTGAATGATGTGTCCGTTGATTTCGAAAGCAAGGAAACTGTTTTTGTTGGCCCGAACAACAGCGGCAAGACTTCTGCGACGGCTGCCATTCGAAGCTTTCTCGGGAACCGGGAATTCAAGATTCATGACTTCTCCATTCTCGCAATTGCCTCTATCGACGCATACGCTCCAAGGAACGAATCCAGCCTACCTCAAATAGAACTTGATCTCTGGTTTCACATCGATCCGGACTCAATTGCGTTCGGTCGGGTCTTTGCCCTGGCAACGAGCCTTTCCGCTGATTTCTCGGAAATCGGGATGCGCTGCTCGTTCGCTGCGGATGACGCAGCAGAACTCTGGAAGCATTACGATGCAGCTTTCCCGACAAAGGAAGACGGTACCCGCAAGCGCCCTTTGAGCTTCTTCCTTGGAATGGAAGGCAACTTGAAAAAGTATTTTGGCATCAAGGTGTCCTCGCTGGAAAAGCTGGAAGAGGAATTCGTGGCAACGGCACTCTCCGCGCAAGAAGGCAAGAAGATTGTCCATTCTCTGCTGCGCGTCGATTTCGTTGATGCCCAGCGAAATATTGACGACGAGAATGCCGCGAGGAGCAACAGACTGTCAGACGCCTTTGCGACGTATTACCGGAGAAACCTGGAGCAGGCGGAACTGGCCGAAGAAGCTGTAGCGATCATTGAACAGAATAATGAAAATCTGACTAGGCACTACGACGAACGCTTCAGACCCCTGATGACAATGATCGGAGGTCTTGGCCTTCCCTCCGACAACGACCGCGCGATGAAGGTCGTTTCGACACTCAGTTCGGAGGTTGCGTTACGCGGTAACACCGAACTCTTCTACGTCGATGCCAGCACCAGCCATGAGCTACCCGAGGCCTATAACGGACTGGGTTTCAAGAACCTGGTGTTCATGGCCATTCAGGTCGATCATTTTTATCGGCAATGGCTCGCGACCGAAGACAACCGTCCGCTGTGCCAGATGATCTTTATCGAAGAACCGGAAGTGCATTTGCACGCTCAGGTCCAACAAACATTCATTCGCCAGATGTGGGACGTGCTCACCGCTGACGCACCAGAAGGCGAAAGCAAGCCCCAGCTCACAATCACGACCCACTCGTCGCACATCCTGGATACCGTGGATTTCTCAAAAATCCGCTACTTCCGTCGGTGCCATATCAACGGTGAACAGGATGGAGTGACCTATCAGGGAACGACCGTGCACAGCCTTCGCCAATTTCAACCTGAGCCACTTGAATTGGGCGGCGATATGATTGAACCAGAGGAATCACTTTCCTTTCTCAAAAAATATCTGAGACTTACGCATTGCGACTTGTTCTTCTCCGATGCTGCCATACTCGTTGAGGGGTCTGCGGAAAAACTGCTTTTGCCGCGCATGATTGACATATCGGCGCAGAATCTGAACAAAAAGTATCTGACCATTCTGGAGGTAGGTGGCGCTTATGGGATGCGCTTCGCCGGATTGTTGGAATTCCTCGAAATTCCCTATTTGGTCATCACCGATATCGACTCCGTTGATCCCGCGAGAAACCGGGCGAGTTGCGTCGCTACCCATCCGGGAGCCGTTTCGTCGAATGCGACTCTGGGGTATTTCTTTGGAGAGACGAGAGTCGCCGAACTCTCCGGCAACACCTTTGACGATTGTCTGCAAGCTGAAGGGATGCGTTTTGTCGCCTATCAAAAGCCAGTAGAAGTTAACCGTCAGGACAATGCTCAAACCTTCCACGGGCGAACCCTTGAAGAAGCCTTTGTCTTCGAAAACCTCGACCACTTCCATGCCGATGGACTCAGTATCGGCATTGACTTGCCGGATGGTCGAGCCGAATTGCAAGAGGCCGTCTGGCGACGCATTAAAAGCGATACTTTCAAAAAAACAGAATTTGCTATGGATGTCCTTGCCTTCGAAATACCGGCAGGCGGGGACGAAGAAGCGAATGCGGGAGAGAACCGGGACTGGAATGTTCCCCACTACATCGACGAAGGCCTAAAATGGCTGGAGACACGTCTCTCCCAAAACCTGGGAGCCGGCGAATGA
- a CDS encoding UvrD-helicase domain-containing protein has product MTAELKPTEADKKIAECIAKDVSFSVIAGAGSGKTTSLVEALKGIQRSRGNELRKNGQRVVCITYTNRAVGVISSRLGFDDLFYVSTLHGFLWAEIARFQDAIRETLRDAIVPQHMEKAREKDNGGTSQAAQKARKDLERLTAQLAALNAHKPPICYEETVISDYSKCVLNHDDVIDVAAYLITNKPLLRKGLGFKYPYIFVDEAQDTFPQVVEALNAVCADEGLPIVGYFGDPMQQIYDKRAGGFAGPKGSEKIPKEENFRSSTSVIDLLNNFRTDLKQVPGGKNSDVKGSVLITIAQAPDPAGPRKTYTSEQLDEVTAKFEEAVEQWGWTDITPVKNLFLARQMIARRLGFVTLHKLFTGDYSSSRSQSDYEDGTHYLLKPFVDGIFSLVDASRNNYPKKLIETLRRISPAFDDTGANKSKTLKQMLEEASKHAAALAEKWEGNTVKEILEYCSANALYPISDRLAGQLARAPRQAYDSGNEDHQREKGDWLADEFFKLKADELEKYIEFLDENSPFSTQHGSKGEEYENVLVMIDDIEAAWNTYSFSKVLTPGVAGNPTDRQQELTQKLAYVCFSRAEVNLRILMFSKAAEAAKKELVERGLFQDSQVSIL; this is encoded by the coding sequence ATGACGGCAGAACTCAAGCCAACTGAGGCCGATAAGAAAATTGCTGAGTGCATCGCCAAGGACGTTTCATTTTCGGTTATCGCAGGCGCTGGTTCAGGCAAAACCACATCGCTCGTTGAAGCTCTGAAAGGAATCCAGAGGTCCCGTGGAAACGAGCTTCGGAAAAACGGTCAGCGCGTGGTGTGTATCACATACACAAACCGTGCCGTTGGAGTGATTTCGTCGCGTCTAGGTTTCGATGACCTCTTTTACGTTTCCACTCTGCACGGGTTCCTTTGGGCGGAAATCGCGCGCTTCCAGGATGCTATTCGGGAGACCCTTCGTGATGCGATCGTCCCGCAACATATGGAAAAGGCCCGCGAGAAAGACAACGGGGGGACGTCTCAGGCCGCTCAAAAAGCGAGGAAAGACCTTGAGCGCCTGACTGCCCAACTTGCTGCGCTAAACGCGCATAAACCGCCGATATGCTACGAAGAAACCGTTATCAGCGACTATTCCAAATGTGTCCTGAACCATGATGATGTTATTGACGTCGCGGCCTATCTAATCACGAACAAACCACTCTTGCGCAAAGGCCTCGGGTTCAAATACCCCTACATCTTTGTCGATGAAGCTCAAGACACCTTCCCGCAGGTCGTCGAGGCGCTCAATGCTGTGTGCGCGGACGAAGGTTTACCAATCGTCGGATATTTCGGCGATCCGATGCAGCAGATTTACGATAAGCGTGCCGGAGGTTTTGCCGGTCCAAAAGGCTCCGAAAAGATTCCGAAGGAAGAGAATTTTCGAAGCTCAACCTCGGTGATCGACCTTCTCAACAACTTCAGAACCGATCTGAAGCAGGTTCCGGGTGGGAAGAACTCCGACGTTAAGGGCAGCGTCTTGATTACGATCGCGCAGGCTCCCGACCCTGCCGGTCCACGGAAAACCTATACCTCTGAACAACTCGATGAGGTAACGGCGAAGTTCGAGGAAGCCGTTGAACAATGGGGATGGACCGATATTACTCCTGTAAAGAACCTTTTTCTGGCACGCCAGATGATCGCCCGGAGGCTCGGATTCGTTACACTGCACAAGCTCTTTACAGGTGACTATTCGTCGTCCAGATCCCAATCCGACTATGAAGACGGCACGCACTATCTTCTCAAGCCCTTTGTGGACGGCATTTTTTCTTTGGTCGATGCATCCCGCAACAACTATCCTAAGAAGCTGATTGAAACACTCCGAAGAATAAGCCCTGCTTTTGACGACACTGGAGCGAACAAGAGCAAAACCCTCAAACAGATGCTCGAGGAAGCCTCAAAACACGCCGCTGCTTTGGCAGAAAAATGGGAAGGCAATACGGTCAAAGAAATTCTGGAATACTGTAGCGCGAACGCGCTTTATCCAATTTCGGACCGCCTTGCAGGTCAGTTGGCTCGCGCTCCCCGCCAAGCTTATGACTCCGGCAATGAGGATCACCAAAGGGAAAAAGGAGATTGGCTGGCTGATGAATTCTTCAAGCTGAAGGCTGACGAACTCGAAAAGTACATCGAATTTCTGGATGAGAATTCTCCTTTCAGTACGCAGCACGGCTCGAAAGGCGAAGAGTATGAAAACGTGCTGGTCATGATCGACGATATCGAGGCAGCCTGGAATACCTACAGCTTTTCGAAAGTTCTGACCCCTGGTGTCGCGGGCAATCCGACCGACCGGCAGCAAGAACTTACTCAAAAGCTGGCTTATGTCTGTTTTTCACGGGCGGAAGTGAACCTTAGGATTTTGATGTTTTCGAAAGCCGCGGAAGCGGCCAAAAAAGAACTGGTTGAGCGCGGTTTGTTCCAGGACAGCCAGGTTTCAATTTTATAG